DNA from Podospora pseudopauciseta strain CBS 411.78 chromosome 5 map unlocalized CBS411.78m_5, whole genome shotgun sequence:
GCTTCATGCCCAAACACAATACCAGCCGCATGGCGCCAGAGTGCCGGTTATCCCAGGTTTGTGTAGATGAGTTCTGATGATCCATGCTACCCTGATCTGCTGACAGCCCTGCTCTCCCCTCCACAATCACCATCCATATTCTCGCGACGGTATTCCGTTCGCCCCCTACATGACCCGAAAAAGAGCAGTATTTGAGTGTTCTGGGAAGGAATAACTCGATATaacttccccatccccactcGTGTGACATACACCCATTTCCTTTACACCAGTATCTGCTTCTGCATCTTCCTAGTCAATATGCTCGCAGAAACCCTCACCACGGGGCTGCTGCTCATTACGAGCGCCAGCGCCCTCCCAGTGATGAGCCCACTGGAGTACGTCAAGCGAGCCGTCAACCCTGGCGTCGTCATCAGCAAATGCAGCCAGCCCAACATGCTGGCACTTGCCTACGACGACGGTCCATACACATACACCTCTCAGCTCGTCGACATCCTCGACAGAGGCGGCGCCAAAGCCACCTTCTTCTGGTGCGGTACTCTGTACGGATGTATCTACCGCCAAGAAGCCGCCGTCAAGAAGGCATTTGCCTCTGGCCATCAAGTTGCCTCTCACTCATGGTACAGTACTCCCCTTTCCACCTCACCCGTCCATCATCAGTCTAACAACCTGCCACCAGGTCCCACAACAGAATGGGCTCCATGAACGCCAACCAAATCCGCACTGAAATGACCCGTGTCGAAGACGCCCTCGTCAACATGGTCGGCGTCAAGCCGGCCTACATGCGGCCTCCTTATCTCGACACCGGCGGCCAGTTCTTGAACacgatgaagacgatgaaCTACAAGGTCATCACCAACGACATTGATTCCGGAGACTGGAACAACGTCAGCCCCCAGCAAGCCCAGCAGCGGTTTCAGCAGGCGGGTGCCCGTGGCAATGGGCATATTCCCCTCATGCATGAGGTGTATCCCGGAACGGTTAACACGCTGACGCCGTGGTTGATCAACTGGGCGAACCAGAATAACTTGAAGCTTGTTACTGTTGGTAAGTTGTTTTGACGAAGAAGAGTTAAGGTTTTGACAGTGTGCTGACTGAGATGGAAATAGCTGAGTGCGTTGGTGATCCAGAGGGCTCATATCAGCCTGGTAATTGGACTGCAAAGGTTGGGCCGTACAACTGCTAAAGCAAGTGTGTTGGACTGGTTATGTTCAAGGGTAAGGTCACCTTTCCAGGGAACTTGCTGCCCAAGACAACACGCATGTAGCCACCAAATGCAAACACCTCAACCAAGGGGTCTTTCCTCACAGAAAAAACTGCAGTCGTATCCCAACTGCCAATCCCACTACCAATAGCGTACCGATAACACAAGAACCTCAACGCTGGGAACTCGGCCCGAGGCTCATGCAACCGTCATCCTGACACACCTGCAGCAGCCAAGATAGCCGTCACACCGAGGCTTGGCTACCACTTGGGAAAAGAGTGAGGCTGTCAAAGATAACTCTGCATCTTTAGCCTCTTGTCAATCCTGCCACACATCCTTTCGCAAGTCTAGCATCATTCCCAGGGTCACAATGAggccctcaccaacaccacagtGCCAGTACCTGACAAGCCATACCTGCATGACTAGACCTCAACTACCGCCGTCACTG
Protein-coding regions in this window:
- a CDS encoding uncharacterized protein (CAZy:CE4; COG:O; EggNog:ENOG503Q4QX), translating into MLAETLTTGLLLITSASALPVMSPLEYVKRAVNPGVVISKCSQPNMLALAYDDGPYTYTSQLVDILDRGGAKATFFWCGTLYGCIYRQEAAVKKAFASGHQVASHSWSHNRMGSMNANQIRTEMTRVEDALVNMVGVKPAYMRPPYLDTGGQFLNTMKTMNYKVITNDIDSGDWNNVSPQQAQQRFQQAGARGNGHIPLMHEVYPGTVNTLTPWLINWANQNNLKLVTVAECVGDPEGSYQPGNWTAKVGPYNC